The stretch of DNA GTACATAAACAGCTGCCAAATAAAATAATCCTTTGCTTTCGCTATCATGAGTCACTGATACCAGGCTATCAATTAATTTCTACACAAATGCTTTACTTAAACCTTTGATCTACTGCTCACAATACATTTCTGCCCAAAGAAGCACCTATGCTCCTAGATGTagataaattaaaaactaataCATTTCAGTTGACAAATCCAATGATATAACTAAGccagaaaacaattttctgtttaccaaaataacttcaaaagAGAAGTATATTGGTTTTGAAGTGTCTCCATGCCTAAACCTGCAACGAGAAGAGCTGTATTCAATCTTTAGATTTATAttataaaaagcacaaaatacagaaataattttccttattttgagATAATAGCAAACTACTTAGAAGAAACAATGGTTAGTTTTCAGCTCAAAAGTATAAACTGTTGGTATAGGCTATGCATATTACACAGAGATACTTCAATGATGAAAGGTTTAGGGCAGAAAACACAATATATTCAGTATAATCAAgtatatttatgttttcatattAATGATCAACCTGCAGATCACTGAATGTCCATATGCCTCTTCATAACTTTTGTTGATCACTTTTCTTACTTCTTAATAAACATACAAGGAGCACTAATCTGGCAGACATTCATGCCAGAAAAGTattatgaaaagaaacacatttttgacACGCACACTGGGAAGTATGATATGATAGGGATCACTCCACTGACTTAAGCATACTCCGATAATAATAGCCCCAAACCAAGAAAGCAATGAGTAtgtaatgacaaaaaaattacttaggAAGGATTTAAATGCGAAAAGAAATTTTTGTGCTCCGTTACACATGGCAAAACATTATCGTGATGTCTTAGCTCTACTCCACCCATTTCCCCTCATACAGCAAATACCTGGAGGGCACCAGATTTCCACTCCCATTGGCAATTTAGATTGACACATATAATTTAGTTTGGTTAGGACATGCTAAACTGACTTCCCCTCCaaacaagaaagagagagaaagcattAAAGATCTTCCTAGGAGGTGGGGACCACTACTGCAACACCCACTGCCTTCCCTATATAAAGGTTAAACTGTTCTCTGACCAGCCTTGCTCTGTGTTTTATGCTTCGCATAATAGATCAGGGCACCTTGAGCACCATGGCCCTTTCTGTGCGCACAAGTGGTGGATCCCGGCAATTCTCTTCTCGGAGTGGAATTGGCGGAGGATCTCTGAGAATGTCCAGTTCTAGTGGTGGAGGAGGCTTTGGTAGCAGTGGACTTGGGTTTGGCGGTGGATCTGGTGGAGGTTTTGGTGCTGCTTCTATGCTTGGTTCAGGCTCTGGCTTCAGTGGGGGTTTTGGGAGTAGCTCAGGTGGAGGCTTTGGTGCAGGCTTTGGTAGTGGTTTAGGCGGTAGCTATGGAAGTGGCTTAGGCAGTGCTTTTGGTGGAGGTTTAGGCAGTGGTTTTGTCAGCAGCTCAGGCACTGGTTTTGGAGGTGGCTTTGGTAGTGGCTCAGGTTCTGGTTTTGGAGGTGGCTTTGGTAGTGGCTCAGGATCTGGTTTTGGAGGTGGTTTTGGcactgctggtgctggggaTGGTGGCCTTCTTTCTGgctcaaaaaaagaaactatgcAGAACCTCAATGACCGACTGGCTGCTTATCTGGACAAAGTACGATCTCTGGAGGATGCCAATACTGAGTTGGAGCGCAAAATCCGTGAGTGGTATGAGAAAAACGGCCCTGGCGCTGGTATCCCTGGATCTGGGAACGACTATAGTAAATACTATCCTATAATTGAAGATCTTCGAAACAAGGTAGCAAAGCAATGTACTTAAAGTATCTTTACATTTGTAATTCACCTGATAATATTttggataaaaatattttcctttcagaaaccAAGAGCAAATTTATTCTACAGTACCAACGCTTGTAATAACCTGCCACATTGCACTAGTATCTTGTGTTGAATTTTTCTCGTATATTAACGGCAGTTCTGTAGCTATATCACACAATGCTGTGTGACTTGGTCTAATTTGAATAAAGGAGAATGCAGTGATGGAATCCAGTTCTACAAAATCCTGTAGATTACaaagtttaaattttaataagTTTCATATTTCTTACATCAAGAATTCAATTCCTGAAATAGACAGACTACCTGGCAAGGTCTTCAGAGATTATAAACTATCTAGTCATAGAATCTGAACTGGTATTCTACCATTAAGTGAAGCATGCTGATttgcagaagctgaaaatccGTCCTATATATTTTCATAGTAAATTATACAAGAGTCTAACAGCTGCAAAGCCATTGAGCTATAAAATAATTCTCTGAACATTGTTTGTATTCCAGATCATTAATGCAACTATCGACAATGCAAGAATCATTTTGCAGGTCGATAATGCCAGACTGGCTGCTGATGATTTCAGACTGAAGTAAGTACATCTTAGTATTACAAAAACTTACcaatattttaaggaaaaaattcttttgtatttaaaaatctctttcgTTGCAGAATACTTTAATATAATTATTAATCAATATTATAATAATTACGTGTATTAAGATTTCATATCAAAAGCTATATAAGTACATAGTAATAGTTTGCATTTGACCTCATTAACCATgtaaaaaatcatatttaattaCTTTATTTACAGATATGAGAATGAAATGGCTCTTCACCAGAGTGTGGAAGCTGACATCAATGGTCTGCGCAGAGTTCTTGATGAGCTGACCTTGACAAGAGCAGATCTGGAGATGCAGATTGAAAGCCTGAATGAAGAACTGGCTTATCTCAAGAAGAATCATGAagaggtactttttttttctttgtgaattcATAACAAGGCAGATGGAATTGTGAAATACCAAGTTATTCCCTTATTTATGCCAGTGGGAGTTCCTTGGtttcattatttgttttgtttgctcttcttttttgaGTTTACTAAGTGAAAGAGTGAAAGAAATAGGCACGCAAGCTACAGATTCTCGTTGAAACAGAATTTATATCACATATATttctttacatatatttttggtagaactgttttgccttttattaacagaaactttattttaaatctctcCAGGAGCTTCAGGGAATCCAAAGCAGTGCACTTGGCCAAGTCAGCGTTGAAATGGATGCTGCTCCAGGAACTGACCTGACCAAGCTTTTGAATGACATGAGGGGACAGTATGAAGTCATTGCTGATCAAAATCGTAAAGAGGCTGAAGCATGGTTCAATGAAAAAGTAACAACCAGAGACAGCAAATCCAGCGAAATGCATGTAAAAATGAGTTAAATGTTTGGAACAGTAAAATTACACTCTATTCTTCCTTGCCATTTCAGAGTGGGGAGCTGAAAAGGGAAATCTCCACCAATACTGAGCAGCTTCAGTCAGGGAAGAGTGAGATCACAGACTTAAAACGGACTCTCCAGAGCTTGGAAATAGAACTACAATCTCAGCTTGCCATGGTATGTTCTAAGGAAGCTGCTAACTAGTCAGAGTAAATTTTCCAAATTCAAAAGTGTTGTAAGATCTTATACTATTCTATAGGATTTAAGACTTGCATTTATTTCCTATTAAATCTTGCATTCTTTTAGTTCCTAAATAGCAGTAATATATATAATTGGATTGCAAGTAGTGTGTTACAAAGCAGATGAACTTTTATGTTCACATTCAGTGAAGCAGCAAAGGCCAGTTTTCAAACTggtatttcaagaaaaaaaaaaaatctctaagtAATGAGGCTATACTTACTCCCATTAAActatttctgctggttttgtctttgcaaagaatttttttgcCTTAATCAGGGATTATTTAATATCCTTCTTACACAGAAAAAATCCCTTGAAGACACTttagcagaaacagaaggaggTTACTGTGCTCAGCTTTCACAAATGCAACTTCAGATTGGGAATCTGGAGTCTCAGCTGTTTCAGGTCAGGGCTGATATGGAGCGCCAGAATGCAGAGTATCAACAACTTCTAGACATCAAGACTCGCCTAGAAATGGAGATTGAAACCTATCGTCGTTTGCTGGATGGCGAGTTTGTGTAAGTAACTAATTCACATGAAATAtctcctttgttttattttctgtagcaatatcctttccagtaaaaaaagaggtaaaaacaAGTGGTACATTCACCAAAAGATAGTAAGGCACATACAAGGATTCTGAAATAATACAGATAGACTCTAACTGAGGAGAATGAATGATTTTGCtccatatttaaaataatctatCAATGCCAACACGAAAAGGGTATTTCTACCGATCTTGACAAACATTCTGCCATATTGCATGTCTCTGATTCACTTTTAGGAGTGCAGGACAGGGAGTAACATTTGAGAGCTCATCCTTGACAGGGTCCAAATCACAAACGCAATCACTGGATTCTTCTCAGGGTATGTAGAACTTGATTGAATAAAACTTTGTTTCTAAAGTCAttcttataaataaaataatacatgcTATTCTGTTTAA from Haliaeetus albicilla chromosome 7, bHalAlb1.1, whole genome shotgun sequence encodes:
- the LOC104318942 gene encoding keratin, type I cytoskeletal 12 isoform X1; amino-acid sequence: MALSVRTSGGSRQFSSRSGIGGGSLRMSSSSGGGGFGSSGLGFGGGSGGGFGAASMLGSGSGFSGGFGSSSGGGFGAGFGSGLGGSYGSGLGSAFGGGLGSGFVSSSGTGFGGGFGSGSGSGFGGGFGSGSGSGFGGGFGTAGAGDGGLLSGSKKETMQNLNDRLAAYLDKVRSLEDANTELERKIREWYEKNGPGAGIPGSGNDYSKYYPIIEDLRNKIINATIDNARIILQVDNARLAADDFRLKYENEMALHQSVEADINGLRRVLDELTLTRADLEMQIESLNEELAYLKKNHEEELQGIQSSALGQVSVEMDAAPGTDLTKLLNDMRGQYEVIADQNRKEAEAWFNEKSGELKREISTNTEQLQSGKSEITDLKRTLQSLEIELQSQLAMKKSLEDTLAETEGGYCAQLSQMQLQIGNLESQLFQVRADMERQNAEYQQLLDIKTRLEMEIETYRRLLDGEFVSAGQGVTFESSSLTGSKSQTQSLDSSQDPTKTRKIKTIVEEVVDGKVVASHVKEVEEQI
- the LOC104318942 gene encoding keratin, type I cytoskeletal 12 isoform X2 encodes the protein MALSVRTSGGSRQFSSRSGIGGGSLRMSSSSGGGGFGSSGLGFGGGSGGGFGAASMLGSGSGFSGGFGSSSGGGFGAGFGSGLGGSYGSGLGSAFGGGLGSGFVSSSGTGFGGGFGSGSGSGFGGGFGSGSGSGFGGGFGTAGAGDGGLLSGSKKETMQNLNDRLAAYLDKVRSLEDANTELERKIREWYEKNGPGAGIPGSGNDYSKYYPIIEDLRNKIINATIDNARIILQVDNARLAADDFRLKYENEMALHQSVEADINGLRRVLDELTLTRADLEMQIESLNEELAYLKKNHEEELQGIQSSALGQVSVEMDAAPGTDLTKLLNDMRGQYEVIADQNRKEAEAWFNEKSGELKREISTNTEQLQSGKSEITDLKRTLQSLEIELQSQLAMKKSLEDTLAETEGGYCAQLSQMQLQIGNLESQLFQVRADMERQNAEYQQLLDIKTRLEMEIETYRRLLDGESAGQGVTFESSSLTGSKSQTQSLDSSQDPTKTRKIKTIVEEVVDGKVVASHVKEVEEQI